CGACTTTATCGCAAAGCCTTTCCGGGAAGATACCCTGGTCAAGGTGTTTGAACAATGGCTCCCCCGCCAGGCCTTTGACATCGACCGCCTGAAGGAAAACCTGGGTGACGCTGCCACGAGCGAGGCGATAACGGCCATCCTGCAAGCCACGGCCCTAGACCTGGAGCGCACGAGAACGGATCTTCAACAAGTAAAAAACGACAACGGGCGTCTAAGGGCCCTCGCCCATCGTTTATACGGCACCGCTACATCCGCGGGGATGACGACCCTGGCGGCTTTGTCCCGGGAACTGGAAGTGTCGGACGGCGACAAAGATGCCGCCCCCCTGATCGGGGAGATCGGGCGCTGTCTGAAAGCCATCGAACGTACGCTGGCCGCCTTATAGGCGGATTTTACCACGGACTTTCCCCCCTGTCCGGAATGTCATTGCTAAAGTACTTCCCCGTAGGCCCATCGGCCCCGATGGTAGCGTACTTGACGATAATCGCCGCCGCGTCTTCCACAGAGCCCGGGCCATTGTGGCGGTTAAAGTCTGTAGCAGTATGCCCAGGGCACACGGCGTTCACCTTGAAGGGGGTATCCCTCAGGTCATAAGCCAGCGCCACCGTATAGGCGTTCAGGGCCGATTTGGAAGGACCGTAGGCGCCGCCCTTGATGGCGTAAAACTTCCACCTGGGATCGCTGTGCAGGGTCAGGGAGCCCAGCAAGGACGTCACATTGACGATCCGGGGCTCGGGAGACTGGTGGAGCAGGTCGATAAAGGCGCCGACCATGTCCATGGCCCCGAATACGTTGGTATTATACACTTCCCGGGCCAGGGCCGAAGTGGTGGTGGAGGCCGGTTGCGGGAAGCCCCCACTGATGCCGGCGTTGTTGATAAGGACGTCGAGCGAGGACACGGAAGCCCGCGCGGCAGCGATCGAAGCCGGGTCTGTGACGTCGAGTTGCAGGGCCGCTACCGAAGAAAGCCCTTCCGCATGAAGCTTTGCGGCGGCGGCGGACCCTTTGGCGAGGTCCCGGCTACCGATATACACGAAATACCCTTGCTGCGCCAATTGCCTGGCGGTTTCAAAACCGATGCTTTTGTTCGCGCCTGTGATGAGTGCTGTCTTTTTCATGACACAAAGCTAGACAGCGCGTATAAAAAGCCCGTTGCACTCTGAAAGGTTTCAATGGTACATTTCCCGGATATAGGTCCGGTATTCGACCGGGGTGCGCTGGGTAAGTCGTTTAAAGAACCGGTTGAAATAGGACGCGTCCTCAAAACCCAGCTCGAACGCGATCTCCTTAACGGCCCGGTCCGTATAGAACAACAGGCGCTTGGCCTCCACGATCAGGCGATCATGGATGTGCACGATAGCGGGCTTGCCACTTTGCTCCTTGACCACGTCACTCAGATGACCTGGAGATAGGTGAAGCCTGTCCGCATAGTCCGCCACCTCGTGGAGTGCTGCAAACGACTCCTCGATCATGGACAGGAAACGGTGGAGCAACACCCGGTCGGGCGTAGACGCAGCGGCGCTGTATTGTTCGGTATACAACCGGCTCAGGTAGATCAGCAATACTTTCGTATAGGCCAGCAGCATGTTTTGGTGCCAGGGGCCCTTGTTGCCGTATTCGGCGAGGATCTGGCCAAGAAGGCCTTCCACGAATACGACATCCGCTTCGCCTAAGGTAAGCTCGTGGCCGCCCTGTGGGTTCCGGATCAGCGGCAGGTTTTTGAGAAAACCGCTTTCGTCCAGTGCCAGGAATTCCTCGGTAAAGCTGATGCCCACCCCTGAGATAGGTTTGGGTTCTTCCTTTAGATGGACCTGGTGCGGGACCGTAAAATAAAAGGTGTTGGGCTGTAAAACGTAGGGCTTCATGTCCACCCAGTGCCGGCTGCTCCCGTTCTTGACAAAACTCAGGAAAAAATAATCCTTCCGGTGCGGCACCAGGAAGTCAAGCTTTACATAGCCCGACGAACGATCGTACCAGAACGCACGAAAACAGGGGTTGCCCGTCGCGGGATCCGGTTCGAAGGGATAGTGTGGGATGGGGATCTCGGCGGTGATCATAGACAACCCTCCATAATGTCGCCAATGACACACCTGCCGGCGGCGTCCTCGGAAACGATCGACGCCAGCTTCGTCCTGGTCGCCACCAGTTGCCGGATGGTCTCGTCTATCCGCGCGATCTTTCGTTGCACATAACGGATACCCCGCTCCGGCTGCATCACCCCTTCCTCCATCAGGGTGATGATGCCCAGGGTTTCCTGGAGGGTAAAACCGTACTCCTTGATCTGCCGGATGGCGCACAACCGGCGAAGGACGGACTCCGGGTAGTCCTTGAACGCAAAGCGGTTCCTTGTCCGGTCTTCCAGCCGTATCAGGCCTTTTTTCTCATAAAACCGGATAGTATCCTTGCTAAAGCCCGACTTTCTGGAAAGTTCGCCGATCCGCATAAAAAATATTTTTGAGGGGTGGTGAACACCGTTGACTATACTCCAAGGTGTATGTTTGTCCGGCTAAAATACTGAATTATGGAAAAGGAACCTATGTCCCTCTATACCATCCGTTTCAGCGACTGCGACCCTTTCGGGCACCTGAACAACGGGCGCTACATCGATTATTTCCTGAATGCCCGGGAGGATCATCTCCGTGATCACTATGGGATCGAACTCAATGAGTGGGCCAAAAGGGGGATCGGTTTTGTCGTCAACCGGCACGACATCCGTTACCTGCGCCCCGCGGGCTATAACGAACGCGTAGCCATCCGGTCTGCGTTGATCGGTTGGACCGACACGGAACTACACGTGGAGTTACAGATGTGGGACGAGCCGCTCCGGCAGTTGAAGGCGATCGTTTGGACGAGCTTTACCCGTGTCAACGCGGCGACCGGGCGGAAGGAAGCACACACGCAGGAGACGATCGAATTCGTCCGGTGGGCCTTGCTCGAAGGGGGCCCGGAGGGCCTGGACGAGCGCATCGCCGCGCTCCGTACCGCGAATGCCTGACCCGTTCTTAAAGCCTCTTCGAGGACTCCCGGACAAACAGCTTCGGTCGTAGCACCTCCTCTACATGATACATATCCTCCTGGTTGTGCATCGCCTCGATAAACAGCTTGGCCGCAGCCTTCCCCATGTCAAAGGACGGCTGGTCGACGCTGGAGATGGTAGGGGTCAGCAGGTTGACGATGGGCTCGTTGTTAAAACCCACCAGGCCGATGTCGTGGGGCATCGAGAGTCCCTTTTCCTTAATGGCCAGCATCGCCCCCAGCGCCATCCGGTCACTGATGGTAAAGATCGCGTCCGGTCTTTTGCGCATGGCCAGCAATTCAAGCGTGGCGTAGTACGCATAGTTCTGGTTGAAGTCGCAGTGAACGACCAATTGCCTGTCGATATTGACCTTTCGTTTTTTCAGCGCTTTGAGATAGCCGTCCACCCGGCTGTTGCTGACGCCTAAGTTAGCCGGACCCGCCAGCACCGCGATCCGTTTGTACCCCTGGTCCAACAGGTGTTCGGTGGCCAGCAGCCCGCCCTCTTCGTTGTCCAGGCGCACGCTCGGCGCCGTGAGGTGCGGCGTGACCCGGTCGAACACGACCATGGGTAGCCCTCTGGCCTGTACCTTTTTAAAGTGATCGAAGATCTTCGTTTCGCTCGACACGGACACGATAAACCCGTCGACCAGGCTGTCCAGCAACCGTCCCGTGTTGAGGATTTCCCGGCCGAACGATTCATTGCTTTGACAGACCATGACCGTATAGCCCGCTTCGAGGGCGACCTCGTCGATGCCCCGGATCATCGTGGACAGGACATAATCCAGATTGGGCACGATCACCCCGATCGTGTGCGTTTGTTTTTGACGCAGGCTCAACGCCAGCTTGTTGGGTTGGTAGTTCAGCTCCTCTGATAAAAGGACCACCGCCTGTTTGGTTTCGGCGTTTATATCGGGTGCATTTCTGAGGGCCCTCGACACCGTCGAAATGGAGATCCCCAGCCTTTGCGCGATGTCTTTTATCGTAGCGGGTTTGTTCATTACGGTATAAAGATAGGGGGAAAAATATGCCCGATGGACCAACTGCCGATAGCGTTACCGGAAACGTTGCCGGTGAGAGAATATTTAAAAAAAAGAGGTACTTCGCTGGAAATACTGAATGAAAATTAAAGATTAGGGGATTTTTTTTGAAATCTTTTTCTGCACAGGAGACCGCATTCGCCCCATGTTTGAAATAATATTGATGGAAATGCAACTATGAAGATAAACGGCCTGGTTAAAGGTTTTGTAGAGGATGAAAGCCTTCCTTGGGAAAGTGTGGGTGATGGTGTTCAACGGAAAATACTGGCGTATGACGATCGCCTGATGGTGGTGCGGGTGCGTTTCGAGAGCGGGGGCATCGGCCCCTTGCACCATCACCCGCATTCGCAGATCACCTACGTCGAAAGCGGTGTTTTCGAGATAGAAATGGACGGAGTGAAAAGGGTGTTGAAAGGAGGAGATGCTTACTACGTAGCCTCCGGCCTGGTGCACGGGGCGGTATGCCTGGAACAGGGTGTCCTGGTCGATGCGTTTAGCCCCACCCGTGAGGATTTCTTGCTATAGCGCCCAAAATTGATTGCTGATGAAAAGGATGTTCTTTGCTGCTTTACTCCTGTGTCCTTTGTATAAGGACGTTTTTGCACAGACACAACTGTTGTCCAGGTCCGACATGATCAAACTGGACTTCCGCCTGCTTGCCGAAAGGAAGCGCGCGGTACAGGCCCATGACCCGGCCTGTCAAAAGGCGTTTGCCCAACTGCGGGAAGACGCCGACGGTTTTTTGGGCTGGGGACCGGTGAGTGTCATGCAAAAGGATGGAATGCCGCCCAGCGGCAGCAAGCACGATTATATGAGCATCGCGCCCTACTTCTGGCCCGACCCGTCAAAGCCGGGCGGGGTACCTTATATAGGCAGGGATGGAGACGTCAACCCCGAAGTCAAAAACTATAAGGACAAGGAGAACATCACCAAACTTTGTGACGGCGTCTATACACTGGGTCTGGCGTATTATTTCACCGGGGAAGAGAAGTATGCCCGGCATGCGGCGGAGCTTTTGCGCGTATGGTTCCTCGATACCGCTACCCGGATGAACCCCAACCTGAATTTCGGACAGGCCGTAAAAGGCGTCACCGACGGGCGGGCGCCGGGGTTGATCGAAACCCGGAATTTTGCGTTCCTCCTCGATGGGGTGGACCTTATAAAGACTTCGAAGGCCTGGACAGCGGGTGATCAAAAGGGCCTCAAAGACTGGTTCCGGTCTTTCCTCTTTTGGCTGCAGACCAGCCCGATCGGGTTGGACGAGATGCATGCCAAAAACAACCACGGCGTCTGGTACGATGCCCAAAGCCTGTCCATTGCCCTTTACCTGGACAGCACACAGCTGGCGAACCAGATTGCGCTGAGGGCGGCCGGAAGGCTGGATGCGGAAATGAACGACGACGGCCTTTTCCCCCTGGAGCTGAAACGGACGACTTCCCTGCACTATTCGGTTTTTGTGCTGAACGCGTTTTATGTGATCGCCCAGATGTCGGAACAAACCCCGACCAACCTCTGGACGTGGACGTCTCCTTCAGGGAAATCGCTCCAAAAGGCATTTGACGCCATCCTGCCTTTCCTCGACGGGGACAAGCCGTGGACGGGTCCGCAGATCCATCCCTTTGAATTCAAAAATGCGGTGCCCCTTTTATTGAGGAGCGCCCAACGATATGGCTGTACCACCTGTCCCGAAATGATCAAAAAGATCACCGGGGACCAGGAGGGACGCCTGCTGTCAAACCTTCTATAGTTCTTTTTAATAACGATTGCCATGCCAAAACTATTTTTTCCACTCTTACTGCTGCTATGCGCCTATGTCCCGCTACAGGCGCAAACCATCAAGGTGACGGGGACGGTGGTGTCCGCGACCGGTCACCCTGTTTCGGGTGCTACGATTCACCAAAAAGGCGGAAGCGCCGGTGCGATCGCCGCAGATGACGGATCCTTTTCGATCGACGTTCGCCGGACGAAAAATCCCATCCTCATCGTGACGGCCATCGGTTATGAATCCACCGAAATCAAAGCGGAGGAAACCCCGCTAAAGATCGTCCTCAAGGAAACCTCCAAGGGGCTGGAGGACGTTGTGGTGGTCGGTTACGGGACCACCCGGAAAAAAGACCTGACCGGGGCGGTGGCTTCCGTCCCTATGCGCGATGCGGACAAGGTGCCGGTGATCGGTACGGACCAGATGCTTGAAGGGCAGGTGCCCGGGGTACAGGTGACGCAAAGCCAGTCTCAACCCGGGGGCACCGTTTTCTCCATCCGGATACGCGGAACCAACTCGATCAATTCAAGCAGTGAACCCCTGTACGTCGTTGATGGTTTTGCGGGGGCCGATATCACCACCATCAATCCTTCGGACGTCCAATCCATCGACATCCTCAAAGACGCCTCGGCCACGGCCATTTACGGCAGCCGGGGTGCCAACGGGGTCGTCATCATTACGACGCGCCGGGGCAGGGTAGGCCGCTCCCTGACGATCGAAGCCTATACGGGCGAGCAACAGGTCACGAAAGAATACAAGATGATGAATGCCCAGCAATACGGCAACTTCCTCATCACCCTCCAGACCCAGCAAAACCAGCTCAACAATACCAACATACCCCCACCGTATACCCAGGCCCAGGTCAACGCCATGGGCGCCGGTACCAACTGGCAAAACCAGATCTTCCGCGTCGCCCCCGTGTCGAATATGTCGGTGGGGTTGAGCGGCGGAACCGAGGATAGCAAGTACTACCTCGGTCTGAACTATTTTGACCAGCAGGGGATCATCATCGGGTCCGATTACAAACGGGGGATCGTCCACTTCAACCTGGATCAGTATATGGGGAAAGTCCATGTCGCCGTGTCGTCCCAGGCGTCCTACGGGTACCAGGACGCGCCCACGGTCAATACCAGCGGGGGCGGGACTACGCCCAGCGTCCTGTGGGATGCCGTCCGTTTCAGCCCGATCCTCCCCGTCCGGGACAGCACCGGTGCCTATACCTATGTCAACGGTCCAGGCCCGATCGTGTCTCCTATCGGCAACCCGGTGGCGTATGCCAACGAGGCCCAGGACGGGAACTATGGACTAAGGGCCTTTACCAACGTGTTTGCAGACTATGAACTGCTTCGCGGGCTTCACCTGCGGAGCACCTTTGGCGTAGATTACCTCAACGGAGGGGAACGGAAGTTCGTCCCCACCGACCTCTACGTTGCGGCCGCCAACGGCGGGTCCGCTTCCCAAAGCTCTACCCAGAACTATACCTGGCTCAACGAAAACACCATCACCTACGATAGGGAATTCAACCGCATCCACGCCATCAACGTCGTGGGCGGTTTTACCTTCCAGCACTGGTACCAGAAAAGCTTTAGTGAAGGCATCACCAACCTTTCCACGAATGCCGAAGGATCCAACAACTTAGGCGTCGGTACACCAGGGACGCCCGCTTCTTCCTACCAGGACAACGTGCTCTCTTCCTATTTCGGGCGGCTGAACTACCGCCTCATGGACAAATACCTCTTCACCTTCACCATGCGGGCGGACGGATCTTCGCGTTTCGGGGCCAACAACAAATGGGGCTACTTCCCCTCCGGGGCCTTTGCGTGGAGACTGTCGGAGGAGCCGTTTATCCGCCGGATCAAAAAGATCAGCGACCTGAAACTCAGGACCAGCTATGGGGTGACAGGTAATCAGGAGATCGGGGATTATCAATCTTTATCCGCCTATTCCAACAACGCCTATTCCCTGGGCGGAACGCCCACCCCGGTCGTCGGCATTTCCCCCAGCAACATCCCCAACCCCAGCCTGAGCTGGGAATCCACCGCCGCCTTCGACGCGGGGCTGGACCTTGGTCTTTGGAACAACCGGGTGACCTTTACCGGGGACTTCTACTATAAAAAAACCTCGAACCTCCTGTTGAACGTCAGCATCCCGCAAACCTCCGGCTACTCCAGCATCCTGGAAAATTCCGGGGCGGTGCAAAACGAGGGGTTCGAGTTTGGGATCAACAGCCGGAATATAGAAACCCACAAGGTCAAGTGGTCGACATACCTCAATTTTTCCACCAACCGCAACAAGGTCCTGAGCCTGGGCAGCAACCAGCAGATTTATGCCGGGGACCTGAGCAGCAGCATATTCCCGTCCGCTACCTTCAAGTCGGGGATCCTGCTGGTGGGTAAACCCATCGGTTCCTTTTACGGCTACGTTTTCAACGGCATCTGGCAGACATCACAACAGATCGCCGAAAGCGGTACCAAACAAGCCGTCCAGCCCGGAGACCCCATCTACAAAGACCTGAACGGGGACAGCCTTATTAACGGTTCCGACCGGACCATCATCGGTCACGCCTTGCCCAAGTTCACTTACGGGATGACCAATACCATTACCTACGGCCGGTTCACCCTGAACGTCTTTATCCAGGGGGTCTATGGGAACAATATCTTCGACGAGAATTTGTACGAAGTGCAAAACGGGTCCAACAACTTCAACCGCCTGGCCTATATCGGTACGGAAAGCTGGACGGGACCCGGCACCAGCAATACGCTCCCCAGGGTCAGCAGCGTCCTCCGGAGGAGTATGGGGGTCACCAGCGACGTGATCAAAAACGGGAGCTATCTGAGGTTCAAGACAGTGACCTTGTCTTACGAGTTGCCGCTCCCCAAAATGACCGCCGTGTTCAAGTCCGCGTCCGTGTATGCGACCGTCCAGAACCTGGCCACCATCACGTCTTATCCCGGTTATGACCCCGAGGTCAATTCTTTTCCCACCAGCAACGCCCTTTCTTTGGGCACCGATTACAATGCCTATCCGAACTACCGGACCTACCTGGTCGGCGTACGGTTTGGATTTTAAAAAACGATTGTCATGAAACGAATCATAGGATTTTTCGCCCTGCTGGCCAGCGTTTCCTGTACCAAACAGCTCACGGAAACCCCCCACAGCTTTCTGACGCCCTCCAATTTCTATAAAACCGCCGCGGACGCCCAGACCGCGCTCAACGGCGTCTTTTCCCCCTTACAGGCCCAGACCTATTACCAGCGGACCGTATACATCGTCGGCGACCCCATGGATATGTGGTACCCCAATCCCATTTCGGGCGACCGGGGTGACCTGTACGCGGGTACCTATACCGGCACCAACAGCGAGGTCACCAACTGGTGGGTCAACAGCTACAAGCTCATCAAAAACGCCAACGACGTGATCGCGTACGTACCGGGGATCAACATGGACGTGCCCACCCGGAACAACATCGTGGGCAACGCCCATTTCCTGAGGGGCATGGCCTATTTCGACCTCGTCCGGGCTTATGGGGACGTCCCGCTCCTGCTGGCGCCCTATTCCGATAGCGTACCCCTTTACCCCAAACGGACCGCCGCCGCGACGGTATACGCCCAGGTGATCGCAGACCTCCAGTATGCCGAGACCAATTGCGTCCACATGGCCCAGATCCCCACTGCCGACATCGGCATGATTTCCACCGAAGCCGCTTCCGCCATGCTCGCCCGGGTTTACCTCCAACACGCAAGTACCTCGTTTGCCAACGCCTCCGATAACCAGAACGCGCTTGCCGAGTGCAACAAGGTCATCGCGTATGCCCAGGCGAATCCCACCGTGCTCACCCTGGTGTCCAGCTATGCCAGTATTTTTGCCGTGGGTACCAAGAACGGTCCAGAATGCCTGTTCAGCATCCAGTTCGGCGCGGCCCCCAACGCCGTCAACCTCACCAACCGGATGTTCGATCCCACCACACTCCCCACCTACGGAGGATATGGTTCGTTGATCGCGCTGAATTCCTATTTCAACTCCTTTGATCCCGAAGATACCATCCGCCGTGACGTCGCCGTGGGCACCGTCTCCGGCGGTTTCCACTGGATCTCCAAGTACCGTGACCCCGGTGTTAAGGCCGGTGCCAGCGGACGCAACAACTTTATCGTGCTCCGCTATGCCGACGTCCTGCTCATGCAGTCCGAAGCCCTCAACAACATCAACCCCGCCGACCCCACCAAGTTCAACGGCATCAACCAGGTCCGGACCCGGGCGGGGCTTGCGAACAAATTGCTTACTTTTACCAATACCCCCGCTTCCTCCGATTTCATCAACGCCCTCGTCAACGAAAGGGCATGGGAGCTTGGAGCCGAAGGGCAACGACGCTGGGACCTCATCCGGCTGGGCAAATACCAGTCCATCAAGGCCGCCCAGGGGTACACCATCGACAACAACCATTTGTTTTTCCCTATACCACAAAGTGAACTGGATGTAAATCCGAACCTTGTGCAAAATCCCGGCTATTGATGACGCGCATCCCCTTTATACTCTTTTTCGTCGCCCTCGCCGCTGGCACTCGCGCCCAATTCGTCAGTCTGAACAAAACGGAATTGTCCACCCTTCGTCACCTGATCGACACCAGCGACGCGTACAAAACCGTTTTCGCACCCCTGAAGACCGCCGCCGACGAGGCCCTCGGACAGACCCCCAACCCCATCGAAAAGATCCGGTCCGAGGGGCTCCTCCAGGGTAACCCCCTCAAGACGGCGAGCCTCAAGGCTGTCGAAGACGGGCAGAAGGTCTACAGCCTGGCGCTCGTCTACCGGCTCGATCGCCAAAGACGCTACCTTGACAAAGCCCGCGACTACCTGCTCGCCTGGGCGCGCACCAACAAAGCCACCGGCGACCCCATCGACGAGACAAAGCTCGAAGACATGATCACCGGCTACGACCTCGTGCGCGGCGAGTTTTCCACCGCGGACCGGTCCCCGGTCGACGCCTGGCTCGACAGCGTTGCCGCCGCCGAAGCTTTCAGCAAGTACGCCAGACCCGGGAAAACCACCTCCTTCAACAACTGGAACTCCCATCGTTTGAAGATCGTCACGCTCATTGCGTACACCATCCATACGACAGTATACGACACCATCTGCCGGCAGGGTCTCGAAGCACAGCTGGCCGTCAACCTCAACGCCGATGGCACCACCTGGGACCTCCTCGAAAGAGACGCTTTTCACTACCACCTTTACGACCTTGAACCCTTGCTCAGGACCTGTATGGTGCTGCAGCGCGCCACCGGCAAAGACTATTTCACCTGGCAAACCCCCAAAGGTGCCTCCATCAAACACTGTGTCGACTACCTCCTGCCCTACATGACCGGTGAGAAGACCCACGGGGAGTTTGTCAACAGCAAGGTGGCCTTCGACCAACAGCGCGGAAAGAACCACGAGAAGGGGTACGAGTCGGGGACGCTTTTCGATCCCAAAAACGGGTTGTATGCATTGTCGCTGGCGGCCTACTTCGATCGTTCATACCTGCCAGTGATACAACAGGCCGGCGGCGGCGGCTTTTTTAGCTGGACGCTCGCGATGTCGCTGCTCCAGGCGCGACAACCCTAGGGCGCGACAACCCTAGGGCGTGACGGGCGGTATACCATACTTGGAAAAGACGCGTTATCTTGCCATATGCGTCTTGCTGCCCTTTGGTTTGCCCTGCTCTTGATAACTTGCCCCGCCGCGGCCCAACTTCAGGGGAGTGTGAGCGGCCGTTTACTGGACACGACCCAACACGAAGTACTTGACGGGGCCACCGTTCGTCTCTTACGGATCGTAGGTAAGGACACGACCACTGCGGCTACGGCCTTAACCCGGGGCAATAACTTTAGTGTTGGCCGGCTCCCCCTGGGAGATTACCTGCTGACCGTAAGCTTTCAGGGGTATCGCACCTGGTGGGGGCGCATCCGTCTAAGCGACCGCCAGCCGGACATCGTGCGTCTACGGATCTACATGCAGATTGCCATGGCGGAACTCGGGGACGTGGTCGTCCGGGATGAAAGACCGGTGCGCGTACACGGGGACACGACCAGCTACGCAGCGGACCAGTTCCACACAAGGCCCAACGCGGCGGTAGGCGACCTTCTGCAAAAGATGCCCGGGATAGATATCCTGCAGACCGGTACCTTGATGGCCCAGGGGGATACCGTCAAACAGATCCTCGTCAACGGAAAACGTTTTTTTAGCAACGACCTCCAGGTCGCGCTCCGGTACCTGCCCCGGGACATGGTGGCGACCATAGAAGTTTTTGACGACAAAAGCGACCAGGCCAAGTTTACGGGCGTGGACGATGGTGTCCGTATCCGAACGATCAACATCGTGCTGCGAAAATCCATCAAGGCAGGCTTGTTCGGACAGGCGGAGGCCGGCGCCGGTGGGGATGGGAACGAGACCCTTTACTCGGGTCGGGTGGGGTTGCACCAATTCCACGGCAACATGATGAACTCCCTCATCGGGCGGGCGGATAATACCACACCCGTCATGGGTGGCACCCAGCGGAACCTGATGGGGGGGATCAATTTCTCCGACCAATGGACAAAGCGAACCCAGTTTTCCGGTAGCTACCAGGCCAACGGCCAAAAGGGAAATTCATCGGTGGGGTCTTATACCGAGAACCTGATCCCGGGTGACAGCTCGATCTTTAAAACCCAGCAATCAGGCAGCCAAAACCATGGCAACGGTCAAAACCTGAACCTGAATTTTGAGACCGACCTGGACAGCGCCGACCACCTGACCATCCGGGCCAACGGGTCGGTGAATTCGAACGTCAGCAGCAATCAAAATACCTCCACCTCCATCAAGGGAGTGACGGTTCCTTTGAATAACGCCAACAGTACGTCCGGGAGTTCCAATTCCACCACCAACGGCGGCGGCTCCATCCTTTGGGGACGACGGCTGGGGAAAAAAGGACGGAACTTTTCGGTGTCGGCGGACATCAATGCCACCAACGGGACCGGCAGCGGGACCAATCAATACCAAAACACCTATTTCAACCCGGGCCGCCCGGACAGCCTCGCCTCGGCGAACCAGTACTACACCGATCCCAACAAAAACTTCTCGTATGGAGTGGCGGTATCTTATACCGAGCCCCTGAGCAAACACTCCTCCCTGACGGCTGACTACCGCTATTCCTTCGTCCGGTCTCGCACCGGCCGCGCCACCAGCGAGTGGGACAGCACCACCCATCGGTATGATGTACCGGATTCGCTGCTGACCAATCTTTTTGCCGACCGATACTGGAAACACTCCGGTGGTCTCCGGTACCAATATGGGAGCAACCACCTCCAGGCCACGGCCGGCCTGAACCTCCAGGACGGGGAGAACCAAAGCAACAACCTCAGTAACGGCACCACCCTGTCGCAACGATACCTCAACCTTTCCCCCCTGGCCACCCTTGACTTTATGCCCAAGGGTGGTAAAAGCATCCGGATAGACTACCAGGGCCAGACGACGCAGCCTCCGCTGACCGCGCTCCAGCCCCTGGTGAACAACAGCAATCCCCTCAATGTGATCATTGGTAATCCCGGGCTCCGGCAGTCGTTTACCCATTCGGTGGGCGTTTCTTTCCGGACGTTTAGCCGAAAAGACTTCAGCCATGTTTTTGCCTCCGTGCGGGCCTCGGTCACGGAGAACCAGGTCACCGACCGCACCACCGTCAACCTGGCCACCGGGGTCGATACCACCACCTATTCCAACCTGAATGGGAACTATAACCTTTCGGGGAACTTCGATTATGGATTCCGGTTAAAACACCCTGCCTCCAATGTCGGTTTGGGGCTGGACCTGGGGGATATGCACAGTGTCGGCTACATAAACGGCATCCTGAACACGTCCAGCAATTATACCCTGGCGGGCAATATCAAATGGACCAGCAGCCTGCCCGATCACCTCGATTTGAATGTCAGCTACCACCCTGCGTACAACATCGCGGTGTATTCCGCAGAGCCCTCGCAAAACACCC
This sequence is a window from Dinghuibacter silviterrae. Protein-coding genes within it:
- a CDS encoding SDR family oxidoreductase — encoded protein: MKKTALITGANKSIGFETARQLAQQGYFVYIGSRDLAKGSAAAAKLHAEGLSSVAALQLDVTDPASIAAARASVSSLDVLINNAGISGGFPQPASTTTSALAREVYNTNVFGAMDMVGAFIDLLHQSPEPRIVNVTSLLGSLTLHSDPRWKFYAIKGGAYGPSKSALNAYTVALAYDLRDTPFKVNAVCPGHTATDFNRHNGPGSVEDAAAIIVKYATIGADGPTGKYFSNDIPDRGESPW
- a CDS encoding AraC family transcriptional regulator, which produces MITAEIPIPHYPFEPDPATGNPCFRAFWYDRSSGYVKLDFLVPHRKDYFFLSFVKNGSSRHWVDMKPYVLQPNTFYFTVPHQVHLKEEPKPISGVGISFTEEFLALDESGFLKNLPLIRNPQGGHELTLGEADVVFVEGLLGQILAEYGNKGPWHQNMLLAYTKVLLIYLSRLYTEQYSAAASTPDRVLLHRFLSMIEESFAALHEVADYADRLHLSPGHLSDVVKEQSGKPAIVHIHDRLIVEAKRLLFYTDRAVKEIAFELGFEDASYFNRFFKRLTQRTPVEYRTYIREMYH
- a CDS encoding MerR family transcriptional regulator, with the protein product MRIGELSRKSGFSKDTIRFYEKKGLIRLEDRTRNRFAFKDYPESVLRRLCAIRQIKEYGFTLQETLGIITLMEEGVMQPERGIRYVQRKIARIDETIRQLVATRTKLASIVSEDAAGRCVIGDIMEGCL
- a CDS encoding acyl-CoA thioesterase produces the protein MEKEPMSLYTIRFSDCDPFGHLNNGRYIDYFLNAREDHLRDHYGIELNEWAKRGIGFVVNRHDIRYLRPAGYNERVAIRSALIGWTDTELHVELQMWDEPLRQLKAIVWTSFTRVNAATGRKEAHTQETIEFVRWALLEGGPEGLDERIAALRTANA
- a CDS encoding LacI family DNA-binding transcriptional regulator, giving the protein MNKPATIKDIAQRLGISISTVSRALRNAPDINAETKQAVVLLSEELNYQPNKLALSLRQKQTHTIGVIVPNLDYVLSTMIRGIDEVALEAGYTVMVCQSNESFGREILNTGRLLDSLVDGFIVSVSSETKIFDHFKKVQARGLPMVVFDRVTPHLTAPSVRLDNEEGGLLATEHLLDQGYKRIAVLAGPANLGVSNSRVDGYLKALKKRKVNIDRQLVVHCDFNQNYAYYATLELLAMRKRPDAIFTISDRMALGAMLAIKEKGLSMPHDIGLVGFNNEPIVNLLTPTISSVDQPSFDMGKAAAKLFIEAMHNQEDMYHVEEVLRPKLFVRESSKRL
- a CDS encoding cupin domain-containing protein, which encodes MKINGLVKGFVEDESLPWESVGDGVQRKILAYDDRLMVVRVRFESGGIGPLHHHPHSQITYVESGVFEIEMDGVKRVLKGGDAYYVASGLVHGAVCLEQGVLVDAFSPTREDFLL
- a CDS encoding alginate lyase family protein; this encodes MKRMFFAALLLCPLYKDVFAQTQLLSRSDMIKLDFRLLAERKRAVQAHDPACQKAFAQLREDADGFLGWGPVSVMQKDGMPPSGSKHDYMSIAPYFWPDPSKPGGVPYIGRDGDVNPEVKNYKDKENITKLCDGVYTLGLAYYFTGEEKYARHAAELLRVWFLDTATRMNPNLNFGQAVKGVTDGRAPGLIETRNFAFLLDGVDLIKTSKAWTAGDQKGLKDWFRSFLFWLQTSPIGLDEMHAKNNHGVWYDAQSLSIALYLDSTQLANQIALRAAGRLDAEMNDDGLFPLELKRTTSLHYSVFVLNAFYVIAQMSEQTPTNLWTWTSPSGKSLQKAFDAILPFLDGDKPWTGPQIHPFEFKNAVPLLLRSAQRYGCTTCPEMIKKITGDQEGRLLSNLL